The proteins below are encoded in one region of Phaeodactylum tricornutum CCAP 1055/1 chromosome 3, complete sequence:
- a CDS encoding predicted protein, producing MTSLSPLHHDSVGAGFDHQTDLERSHTSGIDEERFPCARDHSYLPGASHPLFPGNPRSIGSLSYHSSTEGFKGQSGTGNLIEMAVLDLPRIVLFPGTTLPIRLHDRGWINYLGPEIDSSRSSPGLKAEVQFGVITKQEPVVSAMMQRRQSWTRRGYGPDRLRRLSERVVAELGDLADLSEEDEDAEGTPRIRAIDRVRYRPSSSLVPEHDLHSELSRQCRNENSPNGRIGTIATIVFTHGDSSIDRATSSIRRLHNEELAFTAVGTRRFRIVSSVRELPTRNSFYNQHVPRYIIEMLDDRPLTRPRFGVNLLPRKSVSLRRVERELVGLSRVSPIPEFVYKTTWPWKLVLDILETMEKSMSLAGLLDGLKATSGNIEGSQRHLTEPLQFSFYMASNLPIARDEKLALLELSTVERLRSILQIVARAECEDSVIHCKTCTTQVSQSSQMFSVGGAEGTIGAYVNEHGCVHQTITSRKVKEEEVWYTGDPQTKDSWFPGYSWTIMSCGFCGDHLGWKFVKVARTEPKNLSRPDCFYGLSTANIKTLHRPVGS from the coding sequence ATGACTTCGTTGTCACCGTTACACCACGATAGCGTTGGAGCTGGATTTGATCACCAGACTGATCTAGAGCGATCCCATACCAGTGGAATCGATGAAGAACGCTTTCCTTGCGCTAGAGATCATTCCTACCTTCCCGGGGCTTCGCACCCCCTTTTCCCCGGAAATCCACGCTCAATAGGATCCTTATCCTACCACTCATCTACAGAGGGATTCAAAGGGCAATCGGGAACCGGAAATTTGATCGAAATGGCGGTACTGGACTTGCCAAGAATTGTTCTGTTTCCAGGTACGACTCTGCCAATAAGGTTGCACGATCGTGGTTGGATCAACTACTTGGGCCCCGAAATTGACAGCAGTCGCTCATCCCCTGGGTTAAAGGCCGAAGTCCAGTTTGGAGTCATAACGAAGCAAGAACCTGTTGTCTCGGCGATGATGCAACGAAGGCAATCTTGGACTCGACGAGGATACGGACCCGATCGTTTGCGGCGACTGTCGGAACGTGTGGTGGCAGAGCTGGGGGATCTTGCTGACTTGTcagaagaggacgaagatGCCGAAGGCACACCTAGAATTCGAGCAATAGATAGAGTCAGATACCGGCCTAGTAGCTCCCTCGTCCCTGAACACGACCTTCATAGCGAATTGAGTCGCCAGTGCAGAAATGAAAATTCTCCCAACGGAAGGATAGGAACAATTGCGACCATCGTGTTCACACACGGAGATTCATCAATAGATAGGGCGACTTCTAGTATTCGGCGCCTACACAATGAGGAGCTTGCCTTTACCGCTGTTGGTACACGCCGATTTCGCATTGTTTCTTCAGTAAGAGAACTGCCGACGAGAAACTCATTTTACAACCAGCACGTGCCACGCTATATTATTGAAATGTTGGATGACAGACCTCTGACAAGACCACGGTTTGGCGTGAACTTATTACCTAGGAAGTCTGTTTCTCTGAGACGAGTAGAAAGGGAACTCGTGGGGCTGTCTCGAGTTTCCCCCATTCCTGAGTTTGTATACAAGACCACATGGCCCTGGAAACTTGTTTTAGACATACTTGAGACCATGGAAAAATCAATGAGCTTAGCAGGGTTACTCGATGGATTAAAGGCTACCAGTGGAAACATAGAAGGGAGCCAGAGGCATCTTACCGAGCCGCTCCAGTTTTCCTTCTATATGGCATCCAATTTACCAATTGCCAGAGACGAAAAGCTCGCTTTACTAGAGCTGAGTACCGTAGAACGATTGCGGTCAATTCTTCAGATTGTTGCGAGAGCAGAATGTGAAGACTCCGTGATTCATTGTAAAACTTGCACAACGCAAGTCTCACAATCGTCGCAAATGTTTTCTGTTGGCGGAGCCGAGGGCACGATAGGTGCATACGTCAATGAACACGGCTGCGTGCACCAAACTATAACTTCAAGAAAagtaaaggaagaagaagtttGGTATACGGGCGATCCGCAAACGAAAGACTCTTGGTTTCCTGGATATAGCTGGACCATAATGTCTTGTGGTTTTTGTGGCGATCATTTGGGGTGGAAGTTTGTCAAAGTCGCAAGGACGGAACCGAAGAATTTGTCGCGTCCCGATTGCTTTTACGGCTTGAGTACAGCAAACATCAAAACTCTACACCGCCCTGTCGGATCTTGA
- a CDS encoding predicted protein, with amino-acid sequence MPKNPHLPTVSYRTISSCIGYTYFISWSVSFYPQLLANYRRRTTRGLSPDFCALNVLGFACYATYNVAMYGSPYIHKLYRERYGNDAEITVQSNDVAFAVHAFLLASLTLFQIGYYDGFRSQTPSRFIGKVLLAVISLILAFPIVIYWRIWKSNWLDFVYVLSFVKIFVTMIKYVPQVILNFQRKSTAGWSIWQILLDLNGGLLSDLQLVLDATALQDFSGITGNLAKFFLGFVSIVFDAIFMVQHYALYRS; translated from the coding sequence ATGCCCAAGAACCCTCATCTTCCTACGGTTTCGTACCGTACCATTTCATCTTGCATCGGGTATACCTACTTCATTTCTTGGTCCGTGAGCTTTTATCCCCAACTTCTTGCGAATTACCGGCGCCGGACCACGCGTGGGTTGAGTCCCGATTTTTGTGCCCTCAACGTGCTCGGGTTCGCTTGTTACGCTACCTACAACGTCGCCATGTACGGGTCACCCTATATTCACAAACTATACCGTGAGCGTTACGGTAACGACGCCGAAATTACTGTCCAAAGCAACGACGTGGCGTTTGCCGTCCACGCGTTTCTCCTGGCGTCGTTGACCTTGTTCCAAATAGGGTATTACGATGGCTTTCGATCGCAAACACCGTCGCGCTTTATTGGCAAGGTACTTTTGGCAGTCATTTCGCTAATCTTGGCTTTCCCTATCGTTATCTATTGGAGAATTTGGAAATCCAATTGGCTAGACTTTGTGTACGTCTTGTCTTTCGTAAAGATTTTTGTCACCATGATCAAATACGTTCCGCAAGTAATCCTAAATTTTCAAAGGAAAAGTACCGCGGGATGGTCCATTTGGCAAATCCTATTGGATTTGAACGGCGGGCTGCTGAGTGATCTACAGCTCGTATTGGATGCGACGGCACTACAGGACTTTTCGGGTATAACCGGAAACCTGGCCAAGTTCTTTTTGGGATTTGTTTCCATTGTTTTTGATGCCATTTTTATGGTGCAACACTACGCTCTCTATCGAAGC
- a CDS encoding predicted protein, with translation MLVSLYTIALLSFSLNEAESFSSRGGKAHLSPLHLAPQDEDLTAPSDILECSVPTNPVLCDRLKCELYQLGASYDRGFGASPGARAKAQAVVEELERMTPENAAAQGIEGTHPNGSPLAGSWRMIWTTAVDVLLLNASPVFITGAVHQVFDPPVVTNVIDFLPRAQSLFPPDVVPSSLLRAKVQTKASPRQNKPNRVGLLFEKVQVQPLQILGVDVNMVPPLGFNLPKLPGTDNGDSPGYFDVTYLDHELLVIRQNAPGGLFALVRVNSIDP, from the coding sequence ATGCTAGTTTCATTGTACACAATAGCCCTGCTATCCTTTTCTCTAAATGAAGCCGAATCGTTCAGCTCGCGAGGGGGAAAGGCGCACCTGTCTCCGTTGCATTTGGCTCCACAAGACGAAGACTTGACCGCTCCGTCAGATATTTTGGAATGTTCTGTTCCCACCAACCCAGTACTATGCGATCGCTTAAAATGTGAGCTTTATCAGCTCGGGGCTTCTTACGACAGGGGATTCGGAGCTAGTCCAGGGGCTCGAGCGAAAGCCCAGGCTGTGGTTGAAGAGCTAGAGCGCATGACTCCAGAAAACGCAGCAGCTCAAGGAATTGAGGGTACCCATCCCAATGGTTCGCCCTTGGCGGGTAGCTGGAGAATGATTTGGACGACAGCAGTGGATGTCTTATTGTTGAATGCGTCACCTGTTTTTATAACTGGAGCAGTACACCAAGTGTTTGACCCCCCGGTCGTTACAAACGTGATCGATTTTCTACCTAGGGCACAGTCTCTGTTTCCACCCGACGTCGTGCCCAGCAGTCTCCTTCGAGCCAAGGTGCAGACCAAAGCAAGTCCGAGGCAGAATAAGCCGAACCGTGTGGGTTTATTGTTCGAAAAGGTCCAAGTTCAGCCGTTGCAGATCTTGGGTGTTGATGTCAACATGGTTCCGCCGTTAGGATTCAATTTGCCTAAACTGCCAGGGACAGACAATGGCGACTCTCCAGGGTATTTTGATGTGACGTACTTGGATCATGAGCTCTTGGTAATTCGCCAAAACGCCCCGGGGGGTTTATTTGCTTTGGTTCGGGTAAACTCCATTGATCCCTAG
- a CDS encoding predicted protein — MASPLFAAEHHAAPAVEVSAAPRKVSSLRKWGPAMIAVAFVIAVNAVMFRDGTPQLTPQAQRKLSLSAERTRAVQQMKDTAFQVRDGFGSRHLTEDEGGVMEYTRRRHRYLGDYVHVDKSAAFSVFGKVSTSLIYFAFWVFLMFPNWFLPIGRPGIALGGGLSMVVWRFILRETGHGPYFNAEHVIIMEPLFLLFGLMLTTIYIEKMERGGLFDKLRDSLDDPVNWKRSAKIMAMSTIGSAAVMNDSVVLIFSGVVVDLCVRHKVANSLPYLLSLATTANIGSALTMTGNPQNILIVSLAYDNIGWIEFASNMVLPVVAATIINSAMMFVYYGSELFPGSSGCLENFGIMFGGNRTPEMLAQEHAYYARQSANKDPSAMMDDGYWSVWSRLQAVVVLLFLVFFACGFDVCVVSICAGAILMCISAYKRQHYDPKPSTIQYDEDGNLLPAKKTYDMDGNEIEPEDEELVTESETTLTEVDYGLLMLFIGQFLLIGSFDDTGVPQGFFNMTMGGCADQMAEGACVYWFVMIVTVLSNIASNVPVCQMLAATFPYASPYEWLQVSFSATIAGNLTMLGSAANMIVAFQAAKVGDRTFTSERHAPFGIPSTLLCLYAGTFLLAKVHFSPECSERLGECA, encoded by the coding sequence ATGGCGTCTCCTCTTTTCGCTGCCGAGCACCATGCGGCTCCCGCCGTCGAGGTATCGGCGGCCCCTCGGAAGGTCTCGTCCCTCCGCAAATGGGGACCAGCCATGATTGCGGTTGCTTTCGTAATCGCCGTCAACGCCGTCATGTTCCGTGACGGAACCCCCCAGCTCACTCCACAAGCCCAGCGCAAGCTTAGTCTTTCGGCGGAACGGACTCGGGCGGTTCAGCAAATGAAGGATACGGCCTTTCAGGTACGCGACGGATTCGGCTCCCGGCACCTCACCGAAGACGAAGGGGGTGTCATGGAATATACCCGGCGCCGTCACCGCTATCTCGGAGACTACGTACACGTAGACAAGTCTGCAGCCTTTTCTGTCTTTGGGAAAGTATCCACTTCCCTCATCTACTTTGCTTTCTGGGTCTTCCTCATGTTCCCCAATTGGTTTCTTCCGATTGGTCGTCCCGGTATTGCGCTAGGGGGTGGTCTTTCCATGGTGGTGTGGCGTTTCATCCTGCGGGAAACCGGACACGGACCCTACTTTAACGCGGAGCACGTCATTATTATGGAACCCCTCTTTCTACTTTTTGGTCTCATGCTTACCACAATCTATATTGAAAAGATGGAGCGGGGCGGTCTCTTTGACAAACTCCGAGACTCCCTCGATGACCCCGTCAACTGGAAACGCTCGGCAAAGATCATGGCCATGTCTACCATTGGATCCGCCGCGGTCATGAACGATTCCGTGGTACTCATTTTCTCCGGTGTGGTCGTCGACTTGTGTGTCCGCCACAAAGTGGCCAACTCGCTTCCCTACCTTTTGTCGTTGGCTACCACCGCCAACATTGGTTCGGCCTTGACCATGACCGGAAACCCGCAGAATATTCTCATCGTGTCTCTCGCCTACGATAATATTGGCTGGATCGAGTTCGCCTCCAATATGGTCCTTCCGGTAGTTGCCGCGACCATTATCAACTCGGCGATGATGTTTGTCTACTACGGTTCGGAATTGTTCCCGGGCTCTTCGGGATGCCTCGAAAACTTTGGTATCATGTTTGGCGGCAACCGCACCCCGGAGATGCTTGCCCAAGAACACGCCTACTACGCCCGCCAATCCGCCAACAAGGACCCCAGCGCCATGATGGACGATGGTTACTGGTCGGTCTGGTCGCGCCTCCAGGCCGTGGTGGTGCTACTCTTCTTGGTCTTCTTTGCCTGCGGTTTCGATGTGTGCGTGGTTTCTATCTGTGCCGGTGCCATTCTGATGTGTATCTCGGCCTACAAGCGTCAGCACTACGACCCCAAGCCTTCCACAATCCAGTACGACGAAGACGGTAACCTGCTTCCCGCCAAGAAGACTTACGACATGGATGGTAACGAAATCGAAcccgaagacgaagaactCGTGACAGAATCCGAAACGACCCTTACCGAAGTGGACTACGGTCTCCTCATGCTTTTCATTGGACAGTTTCTGCTGATCGGTTCGTTTGACGATACTGGCGTCCCTCAGGGTTTCTTCAACATGACCATGGGCGGATGCGCCGACCAGATGGCTGAAGGTGCTTGCGTATACTGGTTCGTGATGATTGTCACCGTACTCTCTAATATTGCTTCCAACGTGCCGGTGTGCCAGATGCTGGCGGCCACCTTTCCCTACGCCAGTCCGTACGAATGGTTGCAGGTATCGTTCTCAGCCACCATTGCCGGAAACTTGACCATGCTTGGATCTGCCGCCAACATGATTGTCGCGTTCCAAGCCGCCAAAGTAGGGGACCGCACATTCACCTCGGAACGGCACGCCCCCTTTGGGATTCCGTCTACCTTGTTATGTCTGTACGCCGGAACCTTTTTGTTGGCCAAGGTACACTTTTCACCCGAGTGCTCGGAGCGTCTCGGGGAATGTGCTTAA
- a CDS encoding predicted protein, with product MGFHLYPHSLVGIILMPVSQIFAWHTVLKRSPLFTQVFYISMFYFGWALWKRIFLHDSGEIGFIPFGLLALTSYLGKRNYSVIATLLLLINFGFAAKLAFGNNANQLAKMIKDDTSAIGIVWAYMFKAYIISSICLWGKVFHDFLQLPADGYDPLA from the coding sequence ATGGGTTTTCACTTGTACCCCCATAGTCTTGTTGGGATTATTCTCATGCCGGTATCACAGATATTCGCATGGCATACAGTTCTCAAGCGTTCGCCGTTGTTCACCCAAGTTTTCTACATTTCTATGTTCTACTTTGGGTGGGCTTTGTGGAAACGTATATTTCTGCACGATAGCGGAGAAATTGGTTTTATTCCGTTCGGTCTTTTAGCCTTGACTTCATATCTTGGAAAGCGAAACTATTCTGTCATCGCAACTTTGCTGCTTCTTATCAACTTCGGATTCGCCGCCAAACTTGCTTTCGGAAATAATGCGAATCAATTGGCAAAAATGATCAAGGACGACACTTCGGCTATCGGTATAGTCTGGGCTTACATGTTCAAAGCATACATTATTTCTAGCATATGTCTATGGGGAAAAGTTTTTCATGACTTTCTGCAGCTGCCTGCCGATGGCTATGATCCATTAGCTTAA
- a CDS encoding predicted protein — translation MSVLQNVHGARATAAAWRLTRTNGVSGPRRSFSDWNERGHDITYESLTFGERPKIILQGYAPTGFDVLNTVKKIDENEQIESGTVHMNGSIMAFPFGCFLWGVTKPEDVTLESIASVFLHKPSLEYLFIGCNGPIPLPQIDRIKIGLSKKNCVVEKMNISNAIGTFNILNAEDRQVAVALILDKGDETE, via the coding sequence ATGAGCGTTTTGCAAAACGTTCACGGAGCGAGAGCAACAGCTGCTGCTTGGCGTCTAACCCGTACCAACGGTGTTTCCGGACCACGTCGAAGCTTCAGTGACTGGAACGAGCGAGGACACGACATAACGTACGAATCATTGACTTTTGGTGAAAGGCCCAAAATAATACTGCAGGGTTACGCACCGACCGGCTTTGATGTCTTGAATACTGTCAAGAAAATAGACGAAAACGAGCAGATTGAATCCGGTACAGTTCACATGAACGGAAGTATCATGGCGTTTCCTTTTGGGTGCTTCCTGTGGGGTGTTACCAAGCCGGAGGATGTCACACTGGAGTCCATCGCGTCTGTGTTCCTGCACAAACCAAGTTTAGAATACCTATTCATTGGATGCAACGGACCCATTCCGCTACCGCAAATTGATCGGATCAAGATAGGGTTGAGCAAGAAGAACTGCGTGGTAGAAAAGATGAACATATCAAACGCAATTGGTACCTTTAACATTTTGAATGCAGAAGACCGGCAAGTGGCAGTTGCCTTAATTTTGGATAAGGGTGATGAAACCGAATAG
- a CDS encoding predicted protein: MSRTAAVPPPGSSADEPSAVPTLRVMRLQSPALHNPAAGSLDNQAALHNSLCLPESLGVYVGETFTAYLGVLNTSTRQSIRRLTVLAQLQTPSNRWQLPSLLEKGVDVNPANGVDAIVAHAIEEPGQHILRVEVGYRTNDGGLQTFRKFYRFQVVNPLTIQQTTTRMGDSQCLVSLSVTYNKTADATGPLVIANAAFRPVDGLVARLLDGHVSESTPDAKMSALQLLDKSGLLQPGSIVRYLFQIEATSREAVLKGIAAGDLLGQAVLTWRKAMGETGQIYSASIYCPPVQPDQEHFVTHRSGLSVDVAAAAAQRAQSTPSAVDQTLLTNRFPVTVEPIDPPRRMLPNVPTRVQFLVVNHSQQAMTLQLQMRVADMQQGLVACGTTFTNLGVVQPDGGSKVATTRLVALETGLWRVQGCVVVDLASGREIPQPPLFSVMVVGETDPSDNDNTQICRQ, from the coding sequence ATGTCGCGGACTGCTGCCGTTCCGCCGCCGGGATCCTCGGCGGACGAGCCTTCCGCGGTTCCGACACTCCGTGTGATGCGCCTCCAGAGTCCGGCACTGCACAATCCCGCGGCGGGTTCGCTCGACAACCAAGCTGCGTTGCACAACTCTCTCTGTCTACCCGAATCGTTGGGAGTGTACGTGGGAGAAACCTTCACGGCATATTTGGGCGTGTTGAACACCTCGACACGCCAGTCTATTCGGCGTTTGACGGTCCTGGCACAGTTGCAGACGCCTTCCAACCGATGGCAACTCCCGTCTCTATTAGAAAAAGGGGTCGACGTCAATCCCGCCAACGGGGTGGACGCCATTGTCGCACACGCTATTGAGGAGCCCGGACAACACATTTTGCGCGTGGAAGTGGGCTACCGCACGAACGATGGAGGGCTGCAAACCTTTCGCAAATTCTACCGCTTTCAGGTAGTCAATCCCTTGACGATCCAGCAAACGACGACCCGCATGGGTGACAGTCAATGTCTCGTTTCTCTATCGGTAACATACAACAAGACTGCGGACGCGACCGGGCCTCTGGTGATTGCCAACGCCGCGTTTCGGCCGGTGGACGGTTTGGTCGCGCGACTTCTGGATGGACACGTCTCGGAGTCAACCCCCGACGCCAAAATGTCCGCCTTGCAGCTCCTGGATAAGTCTGGTCTCCTCCAACCGGGATCAATTGTACGGTACCTGTTCCAGATTGAAGCCACTTCGAGAGAAGCCGTGCTGAAAGGAATCGCCGCCGGCGATTTACTTGGCCAGGCCGTCCTGACCTGGCGCAAGGCCATGGGTGAAACGGGTCAAATCTACTCCGCCAGCATTTACTGTCCACCAGTCCAACCCGATCAGGAACATTTTGTAACGCACCGATCGGGTCTTTCCGTAGAcgtggcggcggctgccgccCAGCGCGCGCAGAGTACGCCGAGCGCCGTCGACCAGACTTTATTGACCAACCGATTTCCGGTCACGGTCGAACCGATCGATCCGCCTCGTCGAATGCTACCAAACGTACCCACACGTGTCCAATTTCTTGTCGTCAATCACTCCCAACAGGCCATGACCTTACAGTTGCAAATGCGAGTAGCCGATATGCAGCAAGGTTTGGTAGCTTGCGGTACCACCTTTACCAACTTGGGTGTGGTCCAACCCGACGGGGGATCCAAAGTCGCCACGACTCGCCTGGTAGCCCTGGAGACTGGATTGTGGCGAGTGCAAGGATGCGTCGTCGTGGATCTAGCGTCTGGCCGGGAGATTCCGCAACCGCCACTCTTTTCCGTTATGGTCGTAGGGGAAACGGATCCCTCCGATAACGACAACACCCAAATCTGTCGGCAATGA
- a CDS encoding predicted protein: MFRNRNVDSVLCRQKSTWAAEYCGLFWYIPAFGGLHSCGWQTAREFSFQCLQSIMSRWLQNVGSFLEKLDDQAEQIADGNIHLQSEEGEVFGQGKDAIESILVARGLSLSNEDEKEGEDDNLDDDVEYSVQKFSDTEQDVGNHEPESDLVEEGRILSDENSSASLRTSSVSEEVVEGVAAVLTDVGSGLGSTHSTVEVERNSGGDGVERNDSGDEGGAVVSENGAKVSIGDIPVTPAKETPVATMATSGHTQPETPFGTPAQTATKPTNSGAPTGPPKPPIPPKPATQKAQDSAEAKEALKQVRILRRHVLSLNQELEKAESEMQAQRDELERAADRMEKDRVRRKEEQEKEKVRHAEELRALKSQHDQILKDVKARSDQQVNDVRRQLKELENRRMQEGGDYNNELAEAIQREQDMMQRYSMLEDEKSTMLSQIATLQAQQESLGSRLESLSQSADSATQREREAEDRLDDALSTHARQIGQRQAREADLERTIAELGAALVSARTMATNGSSRHGKEADKSSQVTERVIDLEHEIEVLNGYLTHEQQCSNALRQELQDATRERAEEAAASSRRHVHNDRQIAELSQTVLSLKTELRDISSVKRKDSIIRDDVTSEHEELNQIKTLSEEVLRQRENLTRSNNEVSTLKSRLQAALERATLADALQDQLGNSSMLDLEEATGKTRKRRGAKSGVLLQGGSIRGALRLNPALRESTERLGKVLDGLDVFLVESGKFLRFNPLARLLFIVYLLLLHLWTFTLVFLHAHTFEAVHGDFGAGGTLANGPHALMQQPVNPETYEAEIDNIPAVN; encoded by the coding sequence ATGTTCCGAAATCGCAACGTTGACAGCGTACTTTGTCGCCAAAAAAGTACCTGGGCCGCTGAGTATTGTGGTCTGTTTTGGTATATACCTGCGTTTGGAGGCCTACATTCTTGTGGATGGCAAACAGCGAGAGAATTTAGTTTCCAGTGTTTGCAGTCGATCATGTCCCGTTGGTTGCAAAACGTAGGAAGCTTTCTGGAAAAGCTGGATGACCAAGCCGAGCAAATTGCGGACGGCAATATCCATCTGCAAAGCGAGGAAGGCGAAGTCTTTGGCCAGGGAAAAGACGCAATAGAGTCCATACTAGTCGCTCGTGGACTCAGCCTTTCAAATGAGGACGAAAAAGAGGGAGAAGATGATAACTTGGACGATGATGTCGAATATTCGGTGCAGAAATTTTCGGACACGGAGCAGGACGTGGGGAACCATGAGCCAGAAAGTGATTTGGTAGAAGAGGGAAGGATTTTATCTGACGAAAACTCATCAGCTAGTCTACGGACTTCATCGGTCTCTGAAGAGGTCGTTGAAGGTGTCGCTGCTGTGCTAACCGATGTTGGGTCTGGTTTGGGATCGACCCATTCCACTGTTGAGGTAGAGAGGAATAGTGGTGGCGATGGGGTAGAGAGGAATGATAGTGGAGATGAGGGAGGCGCCGTTGTGAGCGAGAATGGGGCAAAGGTTTCGATAGGGGATATCCCAGTTACGCCTGCAAAGGAAACACCCGTTGCCACGATGGCGACGTCGGGCCACACACAGCCCGAAACCCCGTTCGGTACTCCAGCTCAAACCGCCACCAAGCCAACGAACTCCGGCGCGCCAACCGGGCCACCGAAACCGCCAATTCCACCCAAACCTGCGACACAGAAAGCACAAGACAGTgcggaagccaaggaagcgCTTAAGCAAGTGCGAATTTTACGACGACACGTGCTTTCACTAAATCAAGAACTCGAAAAAGCTGAGTCGGAAATGCAGGCCCAGCGCGATGAGCTCGAGCGTGCCGCCGACCGGATGGAAAAGGATCGTgtccgacgaaaagaagaacaagaaaaagaaaaagttcgtCACGCCGAAGAACTGAGAGCCCTCAAATCTCAACATGATCAAATTTTGAAGGATGTCAAGGCTCGGTCGGATCAACAGGTTAACGATGTACGTAGGCAACTCAAAGAGCTCGAAAACCGACGGATGCAAGAAGGTGGGGATTATAACAATGAGCTCGCAGAGGCCATACAGCGAGAACAAGATATGATGCAAAGGTACTCCATGCTGGAGGATGAGAAATCGACCATGCTCTCGCAGATTGCGACGCTCCAAGCTCAGCAAGAGTCGCTCGGAAGTCGCTTAGAGTCTCTCTCTCAAAGCGCTGACAGCGCTACGCAACGGGAGCGAGAAGCAGAAGACCGATTGGATGACGCTCTTTCTACGCACGCGAGACAGATTGGCCAACGGCAGGCACGAGAAGCGGATTTAGAGCGCACCATTGCAGAATTGGGAGCTGCTCTGGTTTCGGCTCGTACGATGGCAACGAATGGATCGTCCCGGCACGGAAAAGAAGCCGACAAAAGCAGTCAAGTTACAGAACGAGTCATTGACTTGGAGCACGAAATTGAGGTCCTTAACGGGTATCTGACTCACGAACAACAGTGCAGTAATGCGCTCCGGCAAGAACTTCAAGATGCTACACGTGAGCGAGCTGAAGAAGCTGCGGCAAGTAGTCGACGACATGTTCACAACGACCGACAAATTGCTGAGCTTTCCCAAACTGTTCTCTCCCTTAAGACCGAGCTTCGCGATATTAGTTCtgtcaaacgaaaagattctATAATTCGGGATGATGTGACGAGTGAGCATGAGGAGCTTAACCAAATTAAAACCCTCTCGGAAGAGGTGCTTCGCCAGCGTGAAAATCTGACGCGGTCGAATAACGAAGTGTCTACTTTGAAGAGCCGACTCCAAGCTGCTCTGGAGAGAGCCACCCTAGCTGATGCTCTACAGGATCAATTAGGAAACAGTTCCATGCTggacttggaagaagccacCGGCAAGACCCGAAAAAGGAGGGGGGCGAAGTCTGGTGTGCTGTTACAAGGGGGGTCGATAAGGGGCGCCTTGCGTTTGAATCCCGCGCTAAGAGAATCCACGGAAAGACTTGGAAAAGTGCTAGATGGTTTAGACGTCTTTCTTGTGGAGAGTGGCAAGTTTCTTAGATTCAATCCGCTTGCTCGGCTATTATTTATAGTCTATCTTCTCCTTCTGCACCTCTGGACATTTACGTTGGTGTTCTTGCATGCCCATACGTTCGAAGCAGTCCATGGTGATTTTGGAGCAGGAGGAACGCTGGCCAATGGGCCTCACGCGCTCATGCAACAACCGGTCAATCCTGAAACGTACGAAGCCGAGATTGATAATATTCCTGCTGTTAACTGA